The Erythrobacter sp. JK5 genome includes a region encoding these proteins:
- a CDS encoding DUF1153 domain-containing protein, whose amino-acid sequence MAYPEHTSIADAIKRYHLPESHRVKWSRNRKANVVRAVHDDALSFREARDLYLLSQSEFEQWEQQFGVSDQRARSLEVA is encoded by the coding sequence ATGGCTTATCCCGAACACACGTCCATCGCCGATGCGATCAAGCGCTACCACCTGCCGGAATCGCACCGGGTAAAATGGTCGCGCAACCGCAAGGCGAATGTCGTCCGCGCCGTCCACGACGATGCACTCAGCTTTCGCGAGGCGCGCGATCTCTACCTGCTGAGCCAAAGCGAATTCGAGCAGTGGGAACAGCAATTCGGCGTCAGCGACCAACGCGCTCGCTCACTCGAAGTCGCCTGA
- a CDS encoding prolyl oligopeptidase family protein, which yields MTLTTATGANADDHIDQSGIPGPEQDPYIWLEEARSDEALEWVRNENALTLAHMEADPRFETLKNEALEILDSEDRIPYVSFRPDGLYNFWQDKDNPKGLLRRTTLESYQTDDPEWEAVLDIDALAAAEGKEWVYKGSTCLPPALTKCMIALSDGGEDATILREFDMSTGQFVEGGFVLEEKSQGGIQWVDDDTLLVGRDFGEGTLTESEYPFTTREWKRGTDIADAPEIFRGKPNDVWSGASLLRDNTGTVHARTAFRAVSFHETEYFVEKDGEWVQLDIPKKANPYGIVDGHLLYSTDVDWETDGQTFPADSLIAVDLEEWKADPNGAAKSLVWSPGERQTKQGGAITGNALFVAMLDNVVGKVMQFNYVDGAWVSEPVDLPENATVDIAASSDETDQIMFTVTDFLNPTTLHYADGSAAPKVLKTSPSRFDKTGMEVEQLMATSKDGTQIPYFIVKPKGMQMDGSTPVLMGGYGGFQVPRLPGYLGITGKLWMERGGAYVIANIRGGGEFGPLWHQTAIRENKQRTWDDFIAVGEDLVARGLTSPEHLGIQGGSQGGLLVGTAITQRPDLWGAAIIQIPLFDMLRFHLIGRGASWTGEYGDPRIPEQRAWIEGYSPYQKLVEGVDYPTPFLWASTADDRTHPAHARKGAARLKELGQPYFYFEDMTGGHSGGVDNEQRAKLQALQYVYLMQQLMDGPGDSADGG from the coding sequence ATGACACTCACGACTGCAACCGGCGCGAACGCCGACGACCACATCGACCAGAGCGGCATCCCCGGCCCCGAACAGGATCCGTATATCTGGCTCGAAGAAGCGCGCAGCGACGAGGCGCTCGAATGGGTGCGCAACGAGAACGCGCTCACTCTGGCGCACATGGAAGCCGATCCGCGCTTCGAGACGCTCAAGAACGAGGCGCTCGAAATCCTCGATAGCGAGGACCGCATCCCCTACGTCTCGTTCCGCCCGGACGGGCTGTACAATTTCTGGCAGGACAAGGACAATCCCAAGGGCCTGCTGCGCCGGACCACGCTGGAAAGCTACCAGACCGACGATCCCGAATGGGAAGCCGTGCTCGATATCGACGCGCTGGCCGCGGCCGAGGGCAAGGAATGGGTCTACAAGGGCTCGACCTGCCTGCCGCCGGCCCTGACGAAGTGCATGATCGCGCTGAGCGACGGCGGCGAGGACGCCACGATCCTGCGCGAATTCGACATGTCGACAGGACAATTCGTCGAAGGCGGCTTCGTGCTCGAGGAAAAAAGCCAGGGCGGGATCCAGTGGGTCGATGACGACACGCTGCTGGTCGGGCGCGATTTCGGCGAAGGCACGCTGACCGAAAGCGAATACCCGTTCACCACGCGCGAATGGAAACGCGGCACCGATATCGCCGATGCTCCCGAGATTTTTCGCGGCAAGCCCAACGATGTGTGGTCCGGCGCCAGCCTGTTGCGCGACAACACCGGCACCGTCCACGCGCGCACCGCGTTTCGCGCGGTGAGCTTCCATGAGACCGAGTATTTCGTCGAGAAGGACGGCGAGTGGGTGCAGCTCGACATTCCGAAGAAGGCGAACCCATACGGGATCGTCGACGGGCATCTGCTGTATTCGACCGACGTCGACTGGGAGACCGACGGCCAGACCTTCCCCGCCGACAGCCTGATCGCTGTCGATCTCGAGGAGTGGAAGGCCGATCCCAACGGCGCGGCGAAGTCGCTGGTCTGGTCTCCGGGTGAGCGCCAGACCAAACAGGGCGGTGCGATCACCGGCAACGCGCTGTTCGTCGCCATGCTCGATAATGTCGTCGGCAAGGTGATGCAGTTCAATTATGTCGATGGCGCGTGGGTGAGCGAGCCGGTCGATCTGCCCGAAAACGCCACGGTCGATATCGCTGCGAGCTCGGACGAGACCGACCAGATCATGTTCACGGTCACCGACTTCCTCAATCCGACCACGCTACATTACGCGGACGGTAGCGCTGCGCCGAAGGTGCTCAAGACCTCGCCCAGCCGGTTCGACAAGACCGGGATGGAAGTCGAACAGCTGATGGCGACGAGCAAGGACGGGACGCAGATCCCATACTTCATCGTCAAGCCCAAGGGCATGCAGATGGACGGCAGCACGCCGGTACTGATGGGCGGTTATGGCGGGTTCCAGGTTCCGCGCCTGCCCGGCTATCTCGGCATCACGGGCAAGCTGTGGATGGAGCGCGGCGGGGCCTATGTCATCGCCAATATTCGCGGAGGGGGCGAATTCGGCCCGCTGTGGCACCAGACCGCAATCCGCGAGAACAAGCAGCGCACCTGGGACGATTTCATCGCCGTGGGGGAAGACCTGGTGGCGCGCGGCCTCACCAGCCCGGAGCATCTCGGCATCCAGGGCGGCTCGCAGGGCGGGCTGCTGGTCGGGACCGCCATCACCCAGCGGCCCGATTTGTGGGGCGCGGCGATCATCCAGATCCCGCTGTTCGACATGCTGCGGTTCCACCTGATCGGGCGCGGCGCGTCGTGGACCGGCGAATACGGCGATCCGCGCATCCCCGAACAGCGCGCCTGGATCGAAGGGTATTCGCCGTATCAGAAGCTGGTCGAGGGCGTGGACTACCCCACCCCGTTCCTGTGGGCCTCGACCGCCGACGACCGCACGCACCCCGCGCACGCGCGCAAGGGTGCCGCGCGGCTCAAGGAGCTGGGCCAGCCGTATTTCTATTTCGAGGACATGACCGGCGGCCATTCGGGTGGGGTCGACAACGAACAGCGCGCCAAGCTGCAGGCGCTGCAATATGTCTATCTGATGCAGCAGCTGATGGATGGGCCCGGCGACTCGGCCGACGGCGGGTAA
- a CDS encoding glutathione S-transferase family protein: MTGLRAYHLPGRWGLVSVSPFCLKLDAFLRMTGIEHDSVTAATPFGGPKKKAPWIIYKGRTLGDSALIIVFLTGEFATDVDAHLSAKQRGIAVAIQRLVEENLYWAMVYDRWCRDENWPILKASVLGDIPALPRAILAPLARRGVKKQLAGHGMGLHSDENIAAISSKDIAALGRILGDGPWFFGDAPSLADATVYSLLANIVYVPFASPMKAAIASDPSLTEWLERFRGAVYPQFTPETA, encoded by the coding sequence ATGACGGGGCTGCGCGCGTATCATCTGCCGGGTCGCTGGGGGCTGGTCTCGGTCAGTCCCTTCTGTCTGAAGCTCGATGCATTCCTGCGGATGACGGGAATAGAGCACGATTCCGTCACCGCGGCGACGCCGTTCGGCGGTCCCAAGAAAAAGGCACCGTGGATCATCTACAAGGGGCGCACCCTTGGTGATTCGGCACTCATCATCGTTTTCCTGACCGGGGAGTTCGCCACGGATGTCGACGCACACCTTTCTGCAAAGCAACGCGGGATAGCGGTCGCGATCCAGCGCTTGGTCGAGGAGAACCTCTACTGGGCGATGGTCTACGACCGTTGGTGTCGCGACGAGAACTGGCCGATCCTGAAGGCTTCGGTGCTGGGCGATATCCCGGCTCTGCCGCGCGCGATCCTGGCACCACTCGCGCGCCGAGGGGTGAAGAAGCAACTCGCTGGTCACGGGATGGGCCTCCACTCGGACGAAAATATCGCAGCGATCAGCAGCAAGGATATCGCGGCCCTCGGTCGAATTCTGGGAGACGGTCCGTGGTTCTTCGGTGATGCGCCGAGCCTTGCTGACGCGACCGTCTATTCCCTGCTGGCCAATATCGTCTACGTGCCGTTCGCGAGCCCGATGAAGGCGGCGATTGCGAGCGACCCAAGCCTGACCGAATGGCTCGAGAGATTTCGCGGCGCAGTCTATCCCCAGTTCACACCGGAAACTGCGTAA
- a CDS encoding F0F1 ATP synthase subunit gamma, translating to MPSLKELKGRINSVKSTQKITKAKQMVAAAKLRRAQAAAEAARPYAERLGTVMASLAGKVSGDSAPKLLAGTGSDKRNLLVVVNTDKGLCGGLNSNLVKAAKAKAKELIAAGKNVEFYLVGKKGRAPLKREFAERIGTMFDTSTVKTPGFDEADAIAAELIAMYEAGKFDVAHLIYPTFQSALVQNPTVNQLIPVPSPETSEDAGAVVEYEPGEEEILEELLPRYVKTQLFGALLEREASEQGASMTAMDNATRNAGDLINKLTIQYNRSRQAAITTELIEIIAGAEAL from the coding sequence GTGCCCTCACTCAAGGAACTCAAAGGTCGGATCAACTCGGTCAAGTCGACCCAGAAGATCACCAAGGCCAAGCAGATGGTCGCCGCCGCGAAGCTGCGCCGCGCGCAGGCGGCTGCCGAGGCCGCGCGCCCCTACGCCGAACGGCTCGGTACCGTTATGGCGTCGCTCGCGGGCAAGGTTTCGGGCGACAGCGCACCGAAGCTGCTGGCCGGCACCGGTTCGGACAAGCGCAACCTACTGGTCGTGGTCAACACCGACAAGGGTCTGTGCGGCGGTCTCAACTCGAACCTCGTCAAGGCTGCCAAGGCCAAGGCGAAAGAGCTGATCGCTGCCGGAAAGAACGTCGAATTCTATCTCGTCGGCAAGAAGGGACGCGCGCCGCTCAAGCGCGAATTCGCCGAGCGGATCGGCACGATGTTCGATACCTCGACGGTCAAGACCCCGGGCTTCGACGAAGCCGACGCGATCGCGGCCGAGCTGATCGCGATGTACGAGGCGGGCAAGTTCGACGTCGCGCACCTGATCTACCCGACGTTCCAGTCGGCGCTGGTGCAGAACCCGACGGTCAACCAGCTGATCCCGGTCCCTTCGCCCGAAACCAGCGAAGACGCCGGTGCGGTGGTCGAATACGAACCGGGCGAGGAGGAAATCCTCGAGGAACTGCTGCCCCGCTACGTCAAGACGCAGCTGTTTGGCGCGCTGCTCGAACGCGAGGCGTCGGAACAGGGCGCGTCGATGACCGCGATGGACAACGCCACACGCAACGCCGGCGACCTGATCAACAAGCTGACGATCCAGTACAACCGCAGCCGCCAGGCCGCGATCACCACCGAACTCATCGAGATTATTGCTGGCGCAGAGGCGCTGTAA
- a CDS encoding heme-binding protein, translating to MGIGKWVVGGLGIAAVGAVAAYAQYRDSEEPDFALVREDRAFQLRDYPALVVAEVTHSGNRREASGKSFRRLAAYIFAQDRPEGGEPIAMTSPVLQGRAPRDEKIAMTAPVLQDEIAKDRWRMRFVMPAKYTLTTLPPAPEDITLTEIPERRIAAVRFNGYARPAETEAMERELLKWVTAQQLTPVGDFEYAFYDAPMVPGPLRRNEVMIEVEAD from the coding sequence ATGGGTATCGGGAAATGGGTCGTCGGGGGTCTCGGGATCGCCGCTGTCGGAGCGGTCGCGGCCTATGCCCAGTATCGCGACAGCGAGGAACCAGACTTCGCCCTGGTGAGGGAAGACCGGGCGTTCCAGCTGCGCGATTATCCTGCGCTGGTGGTCGCCGAGGTGACCCATTCCGGCAACCGGCGTGAAGCGAGCGGCAAGAGCTTCCGGAGGCTTGCGGCTTACATTTTCGCGCAGGACCGGCCCGAAGGCGGCGAGCCGATCGCCATGACCTCGCCGGTGTTGCAAGGCCGCGCCCCGCGCGACGAGAAGATCGCAATGACCGCGCCGGTGCTGCAGGATGAGATCGCCAAGGACCGCTGGCGGATGCGGTTCGTGATGCCGGCGAAATACACGCTGACAACCCTGCCGCCCGCACCCGAAGACATCACGCTGACAGAAATTCCGGAACGGCGGATCGCGGCAGTGCGCTTCAACGGCTACGCGCGTCCAGCCGAAACGGAAGCGATGGAGCGCGAGCTTCTGAAATGGGTGACGGCACAGCAACTCACTCCGGTGGGCGACTTCGAATACGCGTTCTACGACGCGCCGATGGTGCCCGGGCCGCTGCGCCGCAACGAGGTGATGATCGAGGTCGAGGCCGACTAG
- the atpD gene encoding F0F1 ATP synthase subunit beta, with the protein MATAPALNQTTNGTISQVIGAVVDVQFQGELPAILTALETKNGDNTLVLEVAQHLGESTVRTIAMDATEGLVRGQDVINTGAQISVPVGPKTLGRIMNVIGQPIDELGPIGADKSSPIHAEAPPFIDQSTEAAILVTGIKVIDLLAPYAKGGKIGLFGGAGVGKTVLIQELINNIAKGHGGVSVFAGVGERTREGNDLYHEFLDAGVIQKDDNGVATSEGSKVALVFGQMNEPPGARARVALSGLTMAEYFRDEEGQDVLFFVDNIFRFTQAGSEVSALLGRIPSAVGYQPTLSTDMGNLQERITSTTKGSITSVQAIYVPADDLTDPAPATSFAHLDATTTLSRAISELGIYPAVDPLDSTSRVLEPRVVGQEHYETARKVQEVLQKYKSLQDIIAILGMDELSEEDKLTVARARKIQRFLSQPFHVAEVFTNIPGVFVQLEDTIKSFKAVVEGEYDHLPESAFYMVGGIDQAVAKAQKLAEDA; encoded by the coding sequence ATGGCCACCGCACCCGCGCTTAACCAGACCACCAATGGCACGATCAGCCAGGTCATCGGCGCTGTCGTCGACGTGCAGTTCCAAGGCGAGCTGCCCGCAATTCTCACAGCGCTCGAAACCAAGAACGGCGACAACACGCTGGTACTCGAAGTCGCGCAGCACCTCGGCGAGAGCACCGTACGCACCATCGCGATGGATGCCACCGAAGGGCTCGTTCGCGGTCAGGACGTGATCAACACCGGCGCCCAGATCAGCGTGCCCGTTGGTCCGAAGACGCTGGGACGCATCATGAACGTGATCGGCCAGCCGATCGACGAACTTGGCCCGATCGGTGCCGACAAGTCCTCGCCGATCCACGCCGAAGCCCCGCCGTTCATCGATCAGTCGACCGAAGCCGCGATCCTCGTCACCGGTATCAAGGTGATCGACCTCCTCGCCCCCTATGCCAAGGGCGGCAAGATCGGCCTGTTCGGCGGTGCGGGCGTCGGCAAGACCGTGTTGATCCAGGAGCTCATCAACAACATCGCCAAGGGTCACGGCGGCGTGTCGGTGTTCGCCGGCGTGGGTGAGCGCACCCGCGAGGGCAACGATCTCTACCACGAATTCCTCGATGCCGGCGTTATCCAGAAGGACGACAACGGCGTTGCCACCAGCGAAGGTTCGAAAGTGGCGCTGGTGTTCGGCCAGATGAACGAGCCTCCCGGCGCGCGTGCCCGCGTGGCGCTTTCGGGCCTGACCATGGCGGAATATTTCCGCGACGAGGAAGGCCAGGACGTGCTGTTCTTCGTCGACAACATCTTCCGCTTCACCCAGGCGGGTTCGGAAGTGTCGGCGCTGCTCGGCCGTATCCCTTCGGCGGTGGGCTACCAGCCCACCCTGTCGACCGACATGGGCAATTTGCAGGAACGCATCACCTCGACCACCAAGGGTTCGATCACCTCGGTGCAGGCGATCTATGTGCCTGCCGATGACCTCACCGACCCGGCGCCTGCAACCTCGTTTGCCCACCTCGACGCAACCACCACGCTGTCGCGCGCCATCTCCGAACTCGGCATCTACCCGGCGGTGGACCCGCTGGATTCGACCAGCCGCGTGCTCGAGCCGCGCGTCGTCGGCCAGGAGCACTACGAAACCGCTCGCAAGGTTCAGGAAGTCCTGCAGAAATACAAATCGCTGCAGGATATCATCGCGATCCTCGGGATGGACGAGCTGTCCGAAGAGGACAAGCTGACCGTCGCGCGTGCGCGCAAGATTCAGCGCTTCCTCTCGCAGCCGTTCCACGTCGCCGAAGTGTTCACCAATATCCCGGGCGTGTTCGTGCAGCTCGAAGACACGATCAAGTCGTTCAAGGCGGTGGTCGAGGGCGAATACGATCACTTGCCCGAAAGCGCCTTCTACATGGTCGGCGGGATCGACCAGGCGGTCGCCAAGGCCCAGAAGCTGGCCGAGGACGCGTAA
- a CDS encoding VOC family protein, whose amino-acid sequence MTPIQFVASANHDEARDFYSNTMGFELTDDSPFALEYDTGNGMLRVQKVEQLTPHPFTALGWAVDDIAAARDRLAERGAGFASYDFLEQDERDIWTTPDGAQVCWFRDPDGNTLSLTQFPV is encoded by the coding sequence ATGACCCCGATCCAGTTCGTCGCCAGCGCCAATCATGACGAGGCGCGCGATTTCTACAGCAACACGATGGGCTTCGAGCTGACCGACGATTCGCCGTTTGCGCTCGAATACGACACCGGCAATGGCATGCTGCGGGTGCAAAAGGTCGAGCAATTGACCCCGCACCCGTTCACCGCGCTGGGCTGGGCGGTCGATGATATTGCCGCCGCGCGCGATCGATTGGCGGAGCGCGGGGCAGGCTTCGCCTCCTACGATTTCCTCGAACAGGATGAACGCGACATCTGGACCACGCCGGACGGCGCACAAGTATGCTGGTTCCGCGATCCCGACGGCAACACGCTGTCGCTTACGCAGTTTCCGGTGTGA
- a CDS encoding HNH endonuclease: MDEELTCWLCERPFETLVQWHHPVPKAKKGRGTVPVHPICHKTIHANFSNAELARIGEDADNIRAHPAVAKFVRWVAGKPLDFHAPTRR, from the coding sequence ATGGACGAGGAACTCACCTGCTGGCTGTGCGAACGCCCGTTCGAGACGCTGGTCCAGTGGCATCATCCCGTGCCGAAGGCGAAGAAGGGGCGCGGCACCGTCCCCGTCCATCCGATCTGCCACAAGACGATCCACGCGAATTTCTCGAACGCCGAACTGGCGCGGATTGGCGAGGATGCGGACAATATCCGCGCGCATCCGGCGGTGGCGAAATTCGTGCGGTGGGTCGCGGGCAAACCGCTCGATTTCCATGCCCCCACGCGCCGCTGA
- the atpA gene encoding F0F1 ATP synthase subunit alpha: MEIRAAEISKVIKDQIANFGTEAEVSEVGSVLSVGDGIARIHGLDKVQAGEMVEFANGVQGMALNLEADNVGVVIFGSDAEIKEGDTVKRTGTIVDVPVGKGLLGRVVDALGNPIDGKGPIESSERRRVEVKAPGIIPRESVSEPVQSGLKAIDALVPVGRGQRELIIGDRQTGKTAVAIDTFINQKGVNESDDEGKKLYCVYVAVGQKRSTVAQIVKQLEENGAMEYSIVVAATASEPAPLQYLAPYTGCAMGEFFRDNGMHAVIVYDDLSKQAVAYRQMSLLLRRPPGREAYPGDVFYLHSRLLERAAKMNKSEGGGSLTALPIIETQAGDVSAYIPTNVISITDGQIFLETDLFYQGIRPAINVGLSVSRVGGAAQTKAMKKVSGSMKLDLAQYREMAAFAQFGSDLDAATQKLLNRGARLTELLKQPQFSPMPFEEQTVSIFAGTNGFIDSIPVDRVNDYEEQMLAFFRSEHADVLKDIRESGKFEDDVKDRTVAALDAFAKQFA, from the coding sequence ATGGAAATCCGCGCCGCAGAAATCTCCAAGGTCATCAAGGACCAGATCGCCAATTTCGGCACCGAGGCCGAAGTCAGCGAAGTCGGCTCCGTGCTGAGCGTGGGTGACGGGATCGCCCGCATCCACGGCCTCGACAAGGTGCAGGCCGGCGAGATGGTCGAATTCGCCAACGGGGTCCAGGGCATGGCGCTCAACCTCGAAGCCGACAACGTCGGCGTGGTGATCTTCGGCTCCGATGCCGAGATCAAGGAAGGCGACACCGTCAAGCGTACCGGAACGATCGTGGACGTTCCGGTCGGCAAGGGTCTGCTCGGCCGCGTGGTCGATGCGCTCGGCAACCCGATCGACGGCAAGGGACCGATCGAATCGAGCGAACGTCGCCGGGTCGAAGTGAAGGCGCCGGGCATCATCCCGCGCGAATCCGTCAGCGAGCCGGTGCAGTCGGGCCTCAAGGCGATCGACGCGCTGGTTCCGGTCGGCCGCGGACAGCGCGAACTCATCATCGGCGATCGCCAGACCGGCAAGACCGCCGTCGCGATCGATACCTTCATCAACCAGAAGGGCGTCAACGAAAGCGACGACGAAGGCAAGAAGCTGTACTGCGTCTATGTCGCGGTCGGCCAGAAGCGCTCGACCGTGGCGCAGATCGTCAAGCAGCTCGAAGAAAACGGCGCGATGGAATATTCGATCGTCGTCGCCGCGACCGCTTCGGAGCCTGCCCCGCTGCAGTACCTCGCGCCCTACACCGGCTGCGCGATGGGCGAATTCTTCCGCGACAACGGCATGCACGCCGTGATCGTGTACGACGACCTTTCCAAGCAGGCGGTCGCATATCGTCAGATGTCGCTGCTGCTGCGCCGCCCGCCGGGCCGCGAAGCCTATCCGGGCGACGTGTTCTACCTCCACAGCCGCCTGCTCGAGCGCGCGGCGAAGATGAACAAGAGCGAAGGCGGCGGCTCGCTGACCGCGCTGCCGATCATCGAAACGCAGGCGGGCGACGTGTCGGCCTATATTCCTACCAACGTGATTTCGATCACCGACGGCCAGATCTTCCTCGAAACCGACCTGTTCTACCAGGGCATCCGCCCGGCGATCAACGTCGGCCTGTCGGTCAGCCGCGTGGGCGGTGCCGCCCAGACCAAGGCAATGAAGAAGGTGTCGGGCTCGATGAAGCTCGACCTCGCGCAGTATCGCGAAATGGCGGCGTTTGCGCAGTTCGGTTCGGATCTCGATGCCGCAACGCAGAAGCTGCTCAACCGCGGCGCACGCCTGACCGAGCTGCTCAAGCAGCCGCAGTTCTCGCCGATGCCGTTCGAAGAGCAGACCGTGTCGATCTTTGCCGGCACCAACGGCTTCATCGATTCGATCCCGGTCGATCGGGTCAACGATTACGAAGAGCAGATGCTGGCGTTCTTCCGCAGCGAACACGCCGACGTGCTCAAGGACATCCGCGAGAGCGGCAAGTTCGAAGACGACGTGAAGGACCGCACGGTCGCCGCGCTCGACGCCTTCGCCAAGCAATTCGCGTAA
- a CDS encoding ATP synthase F1 subunit epsilon produces MALHFELVTPARLVRSEDVHMVVVPGTEGEFGVLEGHAPFMSTIRDGAVQVYKTEGAAPETIEVRGGFAEVGENGLTVLAEHVES; encoded by the coding sequence GTGGCACTCCACTTCGAACTCGTAACCCCGGCCAGACTGGTCCGCTCGGAAGACGTCCACATGGTCGTCGTGCCCGGCACCGAAGGCGAATTCGGCGTGCTGGAAGGCCACGCGCCGTTCATGAGCACGATCCGCGACGGCGCGGTGCAGGTCTACAAGACCGAAGGCGCCGCGCCCGAGACGATCGAAGTGCGCGGCGGCTTCGCCGAAGTCGGCGAGAACGGCCTGACCGTGCTGGCCGAACACGTCGAGAGCTAG
- a CDS encoding Rrf2 family transcriptional regulator: MQLGKGVEWTAHICAMLPLVPPGRGLSVDALADYFEVPSAYLAKQMQLLRRAGIVQSVRGKGGGYRLARPIDEISLLDLVTAIEGPTPAFRCTEIRQNGPCGLKRKDCRRPCEIASAFAEAERAYRAALASRSLASIAQEVAVNASPEHLLDIAGWVQRQVG; the protein is encoded by the coding sequence GTGCAGTTGGGAAAAGGCGTCGAATGGACCGCGCATATCTGCGCGATGCTGCCGCTGGTGCCACCGGGGCGGGGCTTGAGCGTAGATGCGCTGGCCGATTACTTCGAAGTGCCATCGGCCTACCTCGCCAAGCAGATGCAGCTGCTTCGCCGTGCAGGGATCGTGCAATCGGTGCGCGGCAAGGGCGGGGGATACCGGCTCGCGCGCCCGATCGACGAGATCTCGCTGCTCGATCTGGTGACCGCGATCGAGGGCCCGACGCCGGCGTTTCGCTGCACCGAAATTCGCCAGAACGGCCCCTGCGGCCTGAAGCGCAAGGATTGCAGGCGCCCGTGCGAGATCGCTTCGGCCTTCGCCGAGGCCGAGCGCGCCTATCGCGCGGCGCTGGCCTCCCGCTCGCTCGCCTCGATCGCTCAGGAAGTGGCCGTCAACGCCTCGCCTGAGCATCTGCTCGACATCGCCGGGTGGGTGCAGCGCCAGGTGGGATGA
- a CDS encoding F0F1 ATP synthase subunit delta, which yields MDISAGIQASLAGRYAVALFDLASEGGTVTAVESDLEKLGDALGESDDLAAVTTNPQLSRTEQGQALAGVAKHLGLTELTTNFLGVLSANRRLSALPDVIRAFKTIAAAQRGEVSARVTSAHPLSDDQLATLKDKLTAREGRTVMLDADVDPDLLGGLVVTIGSQRIDASIRTRLNSLAQAMKA from the coding sequence GTGGATATTTCCGCCGGTATACAGGCCAGTCTGGCAGGGCGCTATGCCGTGGCGCTGTTCGACCTCGCGAGCGAGGGCGGCACAGTGACGGCGGTCGAATCCGATCTCGAGAAGCTCGGCGACGCGCTGGGCGAGTCGGACGATCTCGCCGCTGTCACCACCAACCCGCAGCTTTCGCGCACCGAACAGGGCCAGGCGCTCGCTGGGGTCGCGAAGCATCTCGGCCTGACCGAGCTGACCACCAACTTTCTCGGCGTGCTGTCGGCCAATCGCCGCCTTTCCGCGCTGCCCGACGTGATCCGCGCGTTCAAGACCATCGCCGCCGCTCAGCGGGGCGAAGTGTCCGCCAGGGTCACCAGCGCGCACCCGCTGTCCGACGATCAGCTCGCAACGCTCAAGGACAAGCTCACCGCCCGCGAAGGGCGCACCGTCATGCTCGACGCCGATGTCGACCCCGACCTGCTCGGCGGCCTCGTCGTCACTATCGGATCGCAGCGCATCGACGCCTCGATCCGCACCCGTCTCAACTCGCTTGCTCAGGCCATGAAGGCTTAA